The following proteins come from a genomic window of Kitasatospora sp. NBC_01246:
- a CDS encoding SDR family oxidoreductase: protein MAGPSTPDAPLRCLVTGATGYIGGRLVPELLAAGHSVRCLVRDPGRLRDHPWRASVEATAGDVTRPESLTGAFAGIDVAYYLVHSLGTGRDFEATDRAAARAFGEAAAREGVRRIVYLGGINPAGVPAAELSPHLRSRAEVGRRLRASGVPTAELRAAVIIGSGSASFEMLRYLTERLPVMVTPNWVDTRIQPIAVRDVLYYLTAAARLPPEVDRAFDIGGPDVLTYREMMMRYAAVAELPRRLIVPVPVLTPRLSSHWVGLVTPVPNSLARPLVESLRHEVVRGEHDLAEYVPDPPGGPTGFDEAVRLALRRIRDAEVATRWSSATLPGAPSDPLPTDPDWAGGSLYQDVRERDVDAPPDALWRVVEGIGGENGWYSFPLAWALRGRLDRLAGGVGLRRGRRDPARLRVGDSLDFWRVEEIEAGRLLRLRAEMRLPGLAWLELSVTPDGLGGSRYRQRALFHPHGLAGHAYWWSVAPFHAIVFGGMARRITERAAGSRNTAPDGATIT, encoded by the coding sequence ATGGCCGGACCGAGCACCCCCGACGCCCCGCTGCGCTGCCTGGTCACGGGCGCCACCGGCTACATCGGCGGCCGGCTCGTCCCCGAGCTGCTGGCCGCCGGGCACTCCGTCCGCTGCCTGGTCCGCGACCCTGGCCGGCTGCGCGACCACCCCTGGCGGGCCTCGGTCGAGGCCACCGCCGGGGACGTCACCCGGCCGGAGTCGCTGACCGGGGCCTTCGCCGGCATCGACGTCGCCTACTACCTGGTCCACTCGCTGGGCACCGGCCGTGACTTCGAGGCGACCGACCGGGCCGCCGCCCGGGCCTTCGGCGAGGCGGCGGCCCGGGAGGGGGTCCGCCGGATCGTCTACCTCGGCGGTATCAACCCCGCCGGGGTGCCGGCCGCCGAGCTGTCCCCGCACCTGCGCTCGCGCGCCGAGGTCGGCCGCCGGCTGCGGGCGAGCGGGGTGCCGACCGCCGAACTCCGGGCCGCGGTGATCATCGGATCCGGTTCGGCCTCGTTCGAGATGCTGCGCTACCTCACCGAGCGGCTGCCCGTGATGGTGACCCCGAACTGGGTCGACACCAGGATCCAGCCGATCGCCGTCCGGGACGTCCTGTACTACCTCACCGCGGCGGCCCGGCTGCCGCCGGAGGTGGACCGGGCCTTCGACATCGGCGGCCCGGACGTCCTCACCTACCGCGAGATGATGATGCGCTACGCCGCCGTCGCCGAGCTGCCGCGCCGGCTGATCGTCCCGGTGCCGGTGCTCACCCCCCGGCTCTCCAGCCACTGGGTCGGCCTGGTGACGCCCGTCCCCAACTCGCTCGCCCGCCCGCTGGTGGAGTCGCTGCGGCACGAGGTGGTCCGAGGCGAGCACGACCTGGCCGAGTACGTGCCCGACCCGCCCGGGGGCCCGACCGGCTTCGACGAGGCGGTCCGGCTGGCACTGCGGCGGATCAGGGACGCCGAAGTGGCCACCCGGTGGTCCTCCGCCACCCTGCCCGGCGCGCCGAGCGACCCGCTGCCCACCGACCCGGACTGGGCCGGCGGCAGCCTCTACCAGGACGTCCGGGAGCGCGACGTGGACGCCCCGCCGGACGCGCTCTGGCGGGTGGTGGAGGGCATCGGCGGCGAGAACGGCTGGTACTCCTTCCCGCTCGCCTGGGCACTGCGCGGCCGGCTCGACCGGCTGGCCGGCGGCGTCGGCCTGCGCCGGGGCCGGCGCGACCCGGCCCGGCTACGGGTCGGCGACTCGCTGGACTTCTGGCGGGTGGAGGAGATCGAGGCCGGGCGGCTGCTGCGGCTGCGCGCCGAGATGCGGCTGCCCGGGCTGGCCTGGCTGGAGCTGTCCGTCACCCCGGACGGCCTCGGTGGCAGCCGCTACCGGCAGCGGGCACTGTTCCACCCACACGGGCTGGCCGGGCACGCGTACTGGTGGTCGGTGGCACCGTTCCACGCCATCGTCTTCGGCGGGATGGCGCGCCGGATCACCGAACGCGCCGCCGGATCCCGGAACACCGCCCCGGACGGCGCAACCATCACATGA
- a CDS encoding CBS domain-containing protein, with protein sequence MLQISGRTAVVRPTSLVDEVTGVLHATVESVMTSPVVRVAPETGFREIVAVLTEYDITGVPVVDPDGRPLGIVSEADLLLTLAAQEDPGSLVPPPELTRTGPGGAVTAADLMTGPAVCITPGTSVVAAARLMSRHGVKRLPVLDEDGRVFGMVSRGDLLRVFLREDRVIRREIVEEVLGRIEGVSPAEVGVEVDQGRVVLSGSVPAPHLVPIVLSLCRSVDGVVSVTDRLGSSDEAAVVG encoded by the coding sequence ATGCTCCAGATATCCGGCCGGACGGCGGTCGTCCGGCCGACATCGCTCGTGGACGAGGTGACCGGCGTGCTGCATGCCACCGTCGAATCAGTGATGACCAGTCCCGTGGTGCGGGTCGCGCCCGAGACCGGGTTCCGGGAGATCGTCGCCGTGCTGACCGAGTACGACATCACGGGGGTCCCGGTGGTGGACCCCGACGGGCGGCCCCTCGGCATCGTCTCCGAGGCGGACCTGCTGCTCACCCTGGCCGCCCAGGAGGACCCGGGCAGCCTGGTGCCGCCGCCCGAGCTGACCCGGACGGGGCCGGGCGGGGCCGTCACCGCCGCGGACCTGATGACCGGCCCCGCCGTCTGCATCACCCCCGGCACCAGTGTGGTGGCGGCCGCGCGGCTGATGAGCCGGCACGGGGTGAAGCGCCTGCCCGTGCTGGACGAGGACGGCCGGGTGTTCGGCATGGTGAGCCGGGGCGACCTGCTGCGCGTCTTCCTGCGCGAGGACCGGGTGATCCGCCGCGAGATCGTCGAGGAGGTGCTCGGCCGGATCGAGGGCGTGAGCCCGGCGGAGGTGGGCGTGGAGGTCGACCAGGGCCGGGTGGTGCTCAGCGGCAGCGTGCCGGCGCCGCACCTGGTGCCGATCGTGCTGAGCCTCTGCCGTTCGGTGGACGGCGTGGTGTCGGTGACGGACCGCCTCGGCAGCAGCGACGAGGCCGCCGTCGTCGGCTGA
- a CDS encoding beta-glucanase, translating into MAVVFDADFTSTRQWVAGRSSAYPRMGPTNRGDHKLDFLSRSYCPGGVFAAVRRHGGDLWTCSLLTTEGSPEAFQVRTGDVLTARVTLPVETGAWPAIWTWRDGGNEVDVFEYHPDHPDLLEVSNHVRGGSRYWHGADAGIAPGATFDLRAVLGARSVDWFVGDTLVHADRRGVGPDFHAYLIVNLSVADGTYHDRPSATGPDRLSWTCHSLRIER; encoded by the coding sequence GTGGCAGTCGTGTTCGACGCGGATTTCACTTCGACCAGGCAGTGGGTGGCGGGCCGCAGCAGCGCCTATCCCCGGATGGGGCCGACCAACCGGGGCGATCACAAGCTGGACTTCCTGAGCCGCTCCTACTGCCCCGGTGGCGTGTTCGCCGCCGTCCGGCGGCACGGCGGCGACCTGTGGACGTGCAGCCTGCTCACCACCGAGGGCAGCCCGGAGGCGTTCCAGGTCCGCACCGGCGACGTGCTCACGGCACGGGTCACGCTCCCCGTCGAGACGGGCGCCTGGCCGGCCATCTGGACCTGGCGGGACGGCGGCAACGAGGTGGACGTCTTCGAGTACCACCCCGACCATCCGGACCTGCTGGAGGTCTCGAACCACGTTCGCGGCGGCTCCCGGTACTGGCACGGCGCCGACGCCGGGATAGCCCCCGGCGCCACCTTCGACCTGCGGGCGGTGCTGGGCGCGCGCTCGGTGGACTGGTTCGTCGGCGACACGCTCGTGCACGCGGACCGGCGCGGGGTCGGGCCGGACTTCCACGCCTACCTGATCGTCAACCTCTCGGTGGCGGACGGCACGTACCACGACCGGCCGTCGGCCACGGGCCCGGACCGGCTGAGCTGGACCTGCCACAGCCTGCGGATAGAGCGCTGA
- a CDS encoding SHOCT domain-containing protein, protein MGHWNGPRHGHGHGHVLGGWGYGLLALLLLLVLAVLVLAAVALVRHLSRTSRGARPVPPGPWAATAAGPPRRAVSPTAEQLLAERFARGEIDTEEYRHRLDVLRDAGGPGEAAAGDG, encoded by the coding sequence ATGGGGCACTGGAACGGTCCGCGCCACGGGCACGGCCACGGTCACGTCCTGGGCGGCTGGGGCTACGGCCTGCTGGCCCTCCTGCTGCTGCTGGTCCTGGCGGTCCTCGTCCTGGCGGCCGTCGCGCTGGTCCGCCACCTGTCGCGGACCTCGCGGGGCGCGCGGCCGGTGCCGCCGGGCCCGTGGGCCGCGACCGCGGCCGGGCCGCCGCGCCGGGCGGTCTCGCCGACGGCCGAGCAGCTGCTCGCCGAGCGGTTCGCGCGCGGCGAGATCGACACGGAGGAGTACCGGCACCGCCTGGACGTCCTGCGGGACGCCGGCGGACCGGGTGAGGCCGCCGCGGGGGACGGGTGA
- a CDS encoding organic hydroperoxide resistance protein → MDAIYTAVATANGREGRAVSSDGQLDLALAMPPALGGSGQGTNPEQLFAAGYAACFASALGLVGRQARVDTSEVSVTAEVSMGKDGAGFGLAVVLRVELPDALAGEGGELLVKQAHEVCPYSRATRGNIPVELVVE, encoded by the coding sequence ATGGACGCGATCTACACCGCTGTGGCCACCGCGAACGGCCGGGAGGGCCGCGCCGTCAGCTCCGACGGACAGCTGGACCTCGCGCTGGCGATGCCGCCCGCCCTCGGCGGCAGTGGCCAGGGCACCAACCCCGAGCAGCTGTTCGCGGCCGGCTACGCGGCGTGCTTCGCCAGCGCGCTGGGCCTGGTCGGCCGACAGGCCCGCGTCGACACCAGCGAGGTCTCGGTCACGGCCGAGGTCTCGATGGGCAAGGACGGCGCCGGCTTCGGCCTCGCGGTCGTCCTGCGGGTCGAGCTGCCGGACGCGCTGGCCGGCGAGGGCGGCGAGCTCCTGGTCAAGCAGGCGCACGAGGTCTGCCCCTACTCCCGCGCCACCCGGGGCAACATCCCGGTGGAGCTCGTCGTCGAGTAG
- a CDS encoding MarR family winged helix-turn-helix transcriptional regulator — protein MLHGEQPLRDEDLLRLDQQICFSLNAASRAFGGVYRVLLKDLGLTYPQYLVMLVLWEHRELPVKRIGEHLRLDSGTLSPLLKRLEAAGLVRRERSPEDERSVTVSLTDAGRELRDRAGQVPRRLLAATGLPVEDLADLRALLNRVTGALDSALLADGAEG, from the coding sequence CTGCTCCACGGCGAGCAGCCGCTCCGCGACGAGGACCTGCTCCGGCTCGACCAGCAGATCTGCTTCTCGCTGAACGCCGCCTCGCGCGCGTTCGGCGGCGTCTACCGCGTCCTGCTCAAGGACCTGGGGCTCACCTACCCCCAGTACCTGGTCATGCTGGTGCTCTGGGAGCACCGCGAGTTGCCCGTGAAGCGGATCGGCGAGCACCTGCGCCTGGACTCCGGGACTCTCTCGCCGCTGCTCAAGCGGCTGGAGGCGGCCGGCCTGGTCCGCCGGGAGCGCAGCCCCGAGGACGAGCGCTCCGTCACCGTCAGCCTCACCGACGCCGGGCGCGAGCTGCGCGACCGCGCCGGGCAGGTGCCGCGCAGGCTGCTCGCCGCCACCGGCCTGCCGGTCGAGGACCTCGCCGACCTGCGAGCCCTGCTCAACCGGGTGACCGGCGCGCTCGACTCCGCGCTCCTGGCCGACGGCGCCGAAGGCTGA
- a CDS encoding TnsA endonuclease N-terminal domain-containing protein — MEGPPPASRQGRAWSDEETGRLVDGVREGFDLSELAGRHGRTTGAIGARLARLVPEAELPEAELVEDSPASGGGPVSGVALVGSAELEWLRARLAADPDYPWRSVFDARRRPPRGLRRRRAAGHAPAATPGEPAPAGPTRGEPAAGPQWSARLDDVRAEWERTIGHRLRAERRAEFVARPVVADLAVVAAPLRQAAARRLWEGEARLLLDDWLLECLCPGASRLTTDWAPIAERDPDTVLLLRELAAAAAAEIPAGRSREIVCRRLGLHDGPAESLAAVGEAFGISRERVRQLQVKAVRGMASTAAPATRSLRTLLAGLSRVDDPPCPDGSPDGSPAGDGPDPLDGSRTAGAAVADPPASARLLDLAEVLLPAVPVRQAALVIAQLAGARKLRAENLAAEAVTVRALRHDAARRELSRQGRIERAARRWAALEAEVSWFGAPQPAPPRGELAALRDTAGEDGRSGSWHCPKLGREVAYESETEWRVVQLLSFAPQIAYYQEQPLAIGYDFDGRRRTYYPDLLVATTDGRCVLIEVKPVYEMATAVNVAKYRAVEALCRARGWGLVATDGWRTRRLLEDRPVDGRLEAALDEALARGGELTWHQVRAAAGALPLKSLDLAALVLRRGWVWRTHPYRLRSGAPASVPALLSDPAPASDFTPVSAPAPDASAPDASAPPPPPPPPSPGTEPIPLFPEVSPRRRVVPSPAEVEAARTAAGGWTRAQLAAWGVAWPAPKGWKQRLAQEWAAGR; from the coding sequence GTGGAGGGTCCGCCACCCGCGTCGCGGCAGGGCCGCGCGTGGAGCGACGAGGAGACCGGGCGGCTTGTCGACGGCGTTCGGGAGGGTTTCGACCTGTCCGAACTGGCCGGGCGGCACGGCCGGACGACCGGGGCCATCGGCGCCCGGCTGGCCCGCCTCGTGCCCGAGGCCGAGCTGCCCGAGGCCGAGCTGGTCGAGGACAGTCCGGCTTCCGGCGGCGGACCGGTCTCCGGTGTCGCGCTGGTCGGGAGCGCCGAGCTGGAGTGGCTCCGAGCGCGCCTGGCCGCCGACCCGGACTATCCGTGGCGGAGCGTGTTCGACGCGCGCCGCCGTCCCCCACGCGGGCTGCGTCGGCGACGGGCCGCCGGCCACGCTCCGGCGGCCACCCCCGGGGAGCCTGCCCCGGCCGGGCCCACGCGCGGCGAGCCCGCCGCCGGGCCGCAGTGGTCGGCCCGGCTCGATGACGTGCGGGCCGAGTGGGAGCGGACGATCGGGCACCGGCTGCGGGCCGAGCGCCGGGCGGAGTTCGTCGCGCGTCCGGTCGTGGCGGACCTGGCGGTCGTGGCCGCCCCGCTGCGGCAGGCGGCCGCCCGACGGCTGTGGGAGGGCGAGGCGCGTCTGCTGCTGGACGACTGGCTCCTGGAGTGCCTCTGCCCCGGGGCGTCGAGGCTGACGACCGACTGGGCGCCGATCGCCGAGCGCGACCCCGACACGGTGCTGCTGCTCCGCGAGCTGGCCGCCGCCGCGGCGGCGGAGATACCCGCTGGGCGGAGCCGCGAGATCGTCTGCCGCCGCCTCGGGCTGCACGACGGACCGGCCGAGTCGTTGGCGGCGGTGGGGGAGGCGTTCGGGATCTCGCGGGAGCGGGTCCGCCAGCTCCAGGTGAAGGCGGTGCGCGGCATGGCGAGCACCGCCGCGCCGGCGACCCGGAGCCTGCGGACCCTGCTCGCCGGGCTGAGCCGGGTCGATGATCCACCGTGCCCCGACGGTTCGCCCGACGGCTCGCCCGCCGGGGACGGGCCGGATCCGCTGGACGGCTCCCGGACCGCCGGTGCAGCGGTGGCGGACCCCCCGGCGTCGGCCCGACTGCTCGACCTCGCGGAGGTGCTGCTGCCGGCGGTCCCGGTGCGGCAGGCCGCGCTGGTGATCGCCCAACTGGCCGGTGCTCGGAAGCTGCGCGCGGAGAACCTGGCGGCCGAGGCCGTGACCGTGCGCGCCCTTCGCCACGACGCCGCGCGTCGCGAACTGTCACGGCAGGGGCGGATCGAACGCGCCGCCCGACGCTGGGCCGCACTGGAGGCCGAAGTCAGCTGGTTCGGGGCGCCCCAGCCCGCCCCGCCGCGCGGGGAGCTGGCGGCCCTGCGGGACACGGCCGGGGAGGACGGGCGCTCCGGGTCCTGGCACTGCCCCAAGCTGGGCCGCGAGGTCGCCTACGAGTCGGAGACCGAGTGGCGGGTCGTCCAACTGCTCAGCTTCGCCCCGCAGATCGCGTACTACCAGGAACAGCCTCTGGCCATCGGCTACGACTTCGACGGTCGCCGGCGCACCTACTACCCGGACCTCCTCGTGGCCACCACCGACGGGCGCTGCGTCCTGATCGAGGTCAAACCGGTCTACGAGATGGCGACCGCCGTCAACGTCGCCAAGTACCGTGCGGTGGAGGCACTCTGCCGGGCCCGCGGGTGGGGTCTGGTGGCCACCGACGGCTGGAGGACCCGCAGACTCCTGGAGGACCGCCCGGTCGACGGCCGGTTGGAGGCCGCGCTGGACGAAGCGCTGGCGAGGGGCGGCGAACTGACCTGGCATCAGGTCAGGGCTGCCGCGGGGGCCCTGCCACTGAAGTCGCTGGACCTCGCCGCGCTGGTGCTCCGGCGCGGCTGGGTCTGGCGCACCCACCCCTACCGGCTGCGGAGCGGCGCGCCGGCGAGCGTTCCCGCCCTGCTGTCGGATCCGGCTCCGGCATCGGATTTCACTCCGGTGTCCGCCCCCGCCCCGGACGCCTCCGCCCCGGACGCCTCCGCGCCTCCGCCTCCGCCTCCGCCTCCGTCGCCGGGGACGGAGCCGATCCCCCTCTTTCCGGAGGTGTCCCCACGGCGGAGGGTCGTGCCCTCCCCGGCGGAGGTCGAGGCGGCCCGAACGGCGGCAGGCGGGTGGACCCGGGCCCAGCTCGCCGCCTGGGGAGTGGCCTGGCCGGCCCCGAAGGGGTGGAAGCAGCGCCTGGCGCAGGAATGGGCGGCCGGTAGGTAG
- a CDS encoding VOC family protein yields the protein MAMLGDAPMVAIIPAADLARAKRFYTDTLGLKLTDENEQDVSFECGGTEFGMYETPSAGQAAHTLASFKVPDLDGEMATLRGRGVTFEEYDMPGLKTVDGVVEAEGMRAAWFKDSEGNIICLNERTA from the coding sequence ATGGCAATGCTTGGAGACGCACCGATGGTGGCCATCATCCCGGCGGCGGATCTCGCCCGGGCGAAGCGCTTCTACACCGACACCCTCGGCCTGAAGCTCACCGATGAGAACGAGCAGGACGTCAGCTTCGAGTGCGGCGGCACGGAGTTCGGCATGTACGAGACGCCGAGCGCCGGGCAGGCCGCGCACACGCTGGCCAGCTTCAAGGTCCCCGACCTCGACGGCGAGATGGCGACGCTGCGCGGCCGCGGGGTCACGTTCGAGGAGTACGACATGCCGGGTCTGAAGACCGTCGACGGCGTCGTGGAGGCCGAGGGCATGCGCGCGGCCTGGTTCAAGGACAGCGAAGGGAACATCATCTGCCTGAACGAGCGGACCGCGTGA
- a CDS encoding STM4011 family radical SAM protein, translating into MTFLGMPAPRPATGDARPGSDLVPSAASRPAPDDGGVDLTLLYRGPLSSCDYDCPYCPFAKRRDTPEQLRADRAALERFTGWAAGRAGSGDTLSVLFTPWGEGLVRSWYRRALVELSRLPHVRRVAIQTNLSCRTGWLAEADPDTLALWVTYHPGQVDHRRFLAKCRELDALGVRYSVGVVGQPGHLAEARRLRAALDPAVYLWINAAEGLTYSDAEAADWTALDPHFGYSRHPHPSAGRPCRTGESVLSVDGDGTVRRCHFVRGVLGNLYDGSYRRQLRSRPCPLPVCDCHIGYVHLETLPLYDLFAGGVLERVPHAW; encoded by the coding sequence ATGACCTTCCTCGGCATGCCCGCGCCCCGGCCGGCCACCGGCGACGCCCGGCCCGGCTCCGACCTCGTACCCTCGGCGGCCTCCCGGCCCGCGCCGGACGACGGCGGGGTCGACCTGACCCTGCTCTACCGGGGCCCGCTGTCCTCCTGCGACTACGACTGCCCGTACTGCCCGTTCGCCAAGCGGCGTGACACGCCGGAGCAGTTGCGGGCCGACCGGGCGGCGCTGGAGCGGTTCACCGGCTGGGCCGCCGGACGGGCCGGTAGCGGCGACACGCTGTCCGTGCTCTTCACGCCTTGGGGCGAGGGCCTGGTGCGGTCCTGGTACCGGCGGGCGCTGGTCGAGCTGAGCCGGCTGCCGCACGTGCGCCGGGTGGCGATCCAGACCAACCTCAGCTGCCGAACCGGCTGGCTCGCCGAGGCCGACCCCGACACGCTGGCCCTCTGGGTGACGTACCACCCCGGACAGGTCGACCACCGGCGGTTCCTCGCCAAGTGCCGCGAGCTCGACGCGCTCGGTGTGCGGTACAGCGTCGGCGTGGTCGGCCAACCCGGGCACCTCGCGGAGGCCCGCCGGCTCCGCGCCGCGCTGGACCCGGCGGTCTACCTCTGGATCAACGCCGCCGAGGGGCTCACCTACAGCGACGCCGAGGCCGCCGACTGGACGGCGCTCGACCCGCACTTCGGCTACAGCCGGCACCCCCACCCCAGCGCCGGCCGCCCCTGCCGCACCGGGGAGTCCGTGCTCTCGGTGGACGGCGACGGCACCGTCCGCCGCTGCCACTTCGTCCGGGGCGTTCTGGGCAACCTCTACGACGGCTCGTACCGGCGCCAACTGCGCTCCCGGCCCTGCCCGTTGCCGGTCTGCGACTGCCACATCGGCTATGTGCACCTGGAGACCCTGCCGCTCTACGACCTCTTCGCCGGAGGCGTCCTGGAACGGGTGCCGCACGCCTGGTGA
- a CDS encoding STM4012 family radical SAM protein — MTTAAAPTTDSPYRSYVYAYPHKTAYRRLPERPALRELWAGEPQHALSLYLHIPFCEVRCGFCNLFTRIGSPEGLTTAYLDALDRQAATVREALDDGARFALAAFGGGTPTYLTAGELERLCDIAERRTGVDLRAVPLSVEASPATATADRLEVLAARGATRLSLGVQSFLDEEARSAVRPQKRAEVEAALGRIRAAGFPVLNIDLIYGIDGQTETGWLRSLDAALAWEPEELYLYPLYVRPLTGLARRGEQESPAAWDARRLALYRSGRDHLLARGYQQVSMRMFRRAASPQAGSGEYACQTDGMVGLGCGARSYTSRLHYSFDYAVNATEVRGIIDDYVATTDFRHAEVGRYMTPEEARRRHLVQSLLQAEGMPLADYRARFGSAPIEDFPAELAAFEARGWLAQDELRLMLSPEGLAHSDAAGPMLFSPEVHRLMAEYEAK, encoded by the coding sequence ATGACCACGGCCGCGGCCCCGACGACCGATTCGCCCTACCGGTCGTACGTCTACGCCTACCCGCACAAGACCGCCTACCGGCGGCTGCCGGAGCGTCCCGCGCTGCGCGAGCTGTGGGCCGGCGAGCCGCAGCACGCGCTCTCGCTCTACCTGCACATCCCCTTCTGCGAGGTCCGCTGCGGCTTCTGCAACCTGTTCACCCGGATCGGCAGCCCCGAAGGGCTGACCACCGCCTACCTGGACGCGCTCGACCGCCAGGCCGCCACCGTCCGCGAGGCCCTGGACGACGGCGCCCGGTTCGCGCTGGCGGCGTTCGGCGGCGGCACGCCCACCTACCTCACCGCCGGCGAGCTGGAGCGGCTCTGCGACATCGCCGAGCGGCGGACGGGCGTCGACCTGCGGGCGGTCCCGCTCTCCGTCGAGGCCTCCCCCGCCACCGCCACGGCCGACCGCCTGGAGGTGCTGGCCGCACGCGGCGCCACCCGGCTGAGCCTGGGCGTGCAGTCGTTCCTCGACGAGGAGGCCCGCTCCGCCGTCCGCCCGCAGAAGCGCGCGGAGGTCGAGGCCGCCCTGGGGCGGATCCGCGCCGCCGGGTTCCCCGTCCTCAACATCGACCTCATCTACGGCATCGACGGCCAGACCGAGACCGGCTGGCTGCGCTCGCTGGACGCCGCGCTGGCCTGGGAGCCCGAGGAGCTGTACCTCTACCCGCTGTACGTCCGGCCGCTGACCGGCCTGGCCCGGCGCGGCGAGCAGGAGAGCCCGGCCGCCTGGGACGCCCGCCGGCTCGCGCTCTACCGGTCCGGCCGGGACCACCTGCTCGCCCGGGGCTACCAGCAGGTGTCGATGCGGATGTTCCGCCGCGCCGCCTCCCCGCAGGCCGGGAGCGGCGAGTACGCCTGCCAGACCGACGGCATGGTCGGCCTCGGCTGCGGGGCCCGCTCCTACACCTCGCGGCTGCACTACTCCTTCGACTACGCGGTGAACGCCACCGAGGTGCGCGGCATCATCGACGACTACGTGGCCACCACCGACTTCCGGCACGCCGAGGTCGGCCGGTACATGACGCCGGAGGAGGCCCGCCGGCGGCACCTCGTCCAGTCGCTGCTCCAGGCCGAGGGCATGCCGCTGGCGGACTACCGCGCCCGCTTCGGCAGCGCGCCCATCGAGGACTTCCCGGCCGAGCTGGCCGCGTTCGAGGCCCGGGGCTGGCTGGCGCAGGACGAGCTGCGCCTGATGCTCTCGCCGGAGGGGCTGGCGCACTCGGACGCGGCCGGTCCGATGCTGTTCTCGCCCGAGGTCCACCGGCTGATGGCCGAGTACGAGGCGAAATGA
- a CDS encoding STM4014 family protein: MSTPQTASPQPASRLAATPQAPRPQALRPAAPPAGAGEDAPLAVLGNPGHRRVTLFAAAARAAGLPEPVVLPWIDVLRGRFVVPAGSLLRIESPGEDPAVDELLRGPALGPSYAPTRVEGGAAWYTGVVDALRAVARVPGVRLLGDPEEIAVMFDKRRAHALLAGAGVPVPRALDGAGITGWADLRERLRAAGLRRVFAKPAHGSSASGVVALEFGPRGQVLATTSVELAGGQLHNSLRVRRYRDEREAAELVDRLAPDGLHVEQWIPKAAQAGRSADLRVVVIAGRATHVVVRTSAQPMTNLHLGGARGSLAVAQQAAGHAWRGLLETAERAAACFPGSPMVGVDVLPTAGWRRAVVGEVNAFGDLLPNLTGLPGGPAEGLDTYAAQISALRHPGHRPGPRNDAPTTEPMEPTR; the protein is encoded by the coding sequence ATGAGCACCCCCCAGACGGCCTCCCCGCAGCCGGCCTCCCGCTTGGCGGCCACCCCGCAGGCGCCCAGGCCTCAGGCGCTCCGGCCGGCCGCGCCCCCGGCCGGTGCCGGGGAGGACGCGCCGCTGGCCGTCCTCGGCAATCCCGGGCACCGGCGGGTGACGCTGTTCGCCGCCGCCGCCCGCGCGGCCGGCCTGCCCGAGCCGGTCGTGCTGCCCTGGATCGACGTCCTGCGCGGCCGGTTCGTCGTGCCCGCGGGGAGCCTGCTGCGGATCGAGTCGCCCGGCGAGGACCCGGCCGTGGACGAGCTGCTGCGCGGCCCGGCCCTCGGCCCCTCGTACGCGCCGACCAGGGTGGAGGGCGGCGCGGCCTGGTACACGGGGGTGGTGGACGCCCTGCGCGCGGTGGCCCGGGTGCCGGGGGTGCGGCTGCTCGGCGATCCTGAGGAGATCGCCGTGATGTTCGACAAGCGGCGGGCGCACGCACTGCTGGCGGGCGCCGGGGTGCCGGTGCCGCGCGCGCTCGACGGCGCCGGGATCACCGGCTGGGCGGACCTCCGGGAGCGGCTGCGGGCCGCCGGGCTGCGGCGGGTCTTCGCCAAACCCGCGCACGGCTCCTCCGCATCCGGCGTGGTGGCGCTGGAGTTCGGCCCGCGCGGGCAGGTGCTCGCCACCACCTCGGTCGAGCTGGCCGGCGGGCAGCTGCACAATTCGCTGCGGGTCCGCCGCTACCGGGACGAGCGGGAGGCGGCCGAGCTGGTCGACCGCCTGGCACCGGACGGGCTGCACGTCGAGCAGTGGATCCCGAAGGCCGCCCAGGCGGGCCGCTCGGCCGACCTCAGGGTGGTGGTGATCGCCGGGCGGGCCACCCACGTGGTGGTGCGCACCAGCGCGCAGCCGATGACCAACCTCCACCTCGGCGGCGCCCGCGGCAGCCTCGCCGTGGCGCAGCAGGCCGCCGGCCACGCCTGGCGGGGCCTGCTGGAGACGGCCGAGCGGGCGGCGGCCTGCTTCCCCGGTTCACCGATGGTCGGCGTCGACGTCCTGCCCACCGCCGGGTGGCGCCGGGCCGTGGTCGGCGAGGTGAACGCCTTCGGCGACCTCCTGCCGAACCTGACCGGCCTGCCCGGCGGCCCGGCCGAGGGCCTGGACACCTACGCCGCCCAGATCTCCGCGCTACGACACCCGGGCCACCGGCCCGGGCCCAGGAACGACGCACCGACGACGGAACCGATGGAACCCACGCGATGA